The following coding sequences are from one bacterium window:
- the leuS gene encoding leucine--tRNA ligase, which translates to MRTYDHKKIEKKWQKEWEKAGLYKISDQKKGKKNFCLLVEYPYPSGNLHIGHWYAFAVPDIFARKKRMEGYNVLFPIGFDSFGLPAENAAIKHNLNPKEWTSGNIDYMTNQLKSMGNSFDWSRTLAASDPKYYKWTQWLFTELFKKGLAYRKKAEVNWCPSCNTVLANEQVADGRCDRCESEVVKKQLKQWFFKITDYAERLLKDLDSLEWPEEIKESQKNWIGRSEGVNIKNKVKGMDMEFEVYDSIPQTQAAQTFTIMAPEHPLVDELVRGTEHEKSVKDFVTKIKKKKATKKFNVDEDMEGVFTGRYVDNYLNTGRDLPIWVASYAVYEYGTGIVNCSAHDERDFKFAKKYGIPLHPVLFPSDPTLARKIKMCEVFYREPDGILEEPTEFKGRRWDEAREDIIDFLVKKGFATRKVNYKLRDWLLSRQRYWGTPIPIVYDPEGKPHPVPNEHLPWLLPEDVDFKPTGVSPLARSKELKERTEKIFGEGWKPEVDTMDTFVDSSWYFLRYFDSENEKEFCALEKQKKWMPINQYLGGAEHTTMHLLYSRFFYKALRDIGLVTANEPYKKRMNRGLVLGPDGRKMSKSKGNVVDPDRNVQFAGADSVKMCLAFIGPYNEVGAYPWSMGGIAGMRRFLERVWRLKEKVSNLKPKIADKIQTENTKLQTLLHRTIKKVGEDIEAFKFNTAISQMMICVNELEKQDKVSLEVYETLLKLVAPFAPHITEELWHELGRKKSIHLEKWPEFDEKKTKEPTVTIVFQVNGKIRSTANLARDSKEEEVKEKAFSDETLKKWINGKNIKKVVYVPGKLLNIVVG; encoded by the coding sequence ATGAGGACCTATGACCATAAAAAAATAGAGAAGAAGTGGCAGAAGGAATGGGAAAAAGCCGGCCTTTATAAAATTTCCGACCAGAAAAAAGGAAAGAAAAACTTTTGTCTTTTGGTTGAATATCCTTACCCATCGGGCAATCTGCATATTGGACATTGGTACGCTTTTGCGGTACCCGACATTTTCGCGCGCAAAAAAAGAATGGAAGGTTACAATGTTCTTTTTCCCATCGGTTTTGACTCTTTTGGTCTTCCCGCTGAAAATGCCGCCATTAAACACAATTTAAATCCAAAGGAATGGACTTCCGGAAACATTGACTACATGACGAACCAGCTAAAAAGCATGGGAAACTCTTTTGACTGGTCAAGAACCTTGGCGGCTTCCGACCCTAAATACTACAAATGGACACAGTGGCTTTTTACGGAACTTTTTAAAAAAGGACTGGCTTATCGTAAAAAGGCGGAGGTAAATTGGTGTCCTTCGTGCAATACGGTTCTCGCAAACGAGCAGGTAGCGGACGGAAGATGCGATAGGTGCGAGAGCGAAGTGGTGAAGAAACAGCTAAAGCAGTGGTTTTTCAAAATAACGGACTACGCCGAACGCCTGTTAAAAGACCTTGACTCTCTGGAATGGCCGGAAGAAATAAAAGAATCGCAGAAAAACTGGATAGGCAGAAGCGAGGGAGTAAACATCAAAAATAAGGTTAAAGGAATGGATATGGAATTTGAAGTTTATGATTCAATACCTCAAACCCAAGCTGCCCAAACATTCACAATTATGGCACCCGAGCATCCCCTCGTGGACGAGCTGGTGAGAGGAACGGAACATGAAAAGTCGGTAAAGGATTTTGTAACGAAGATAAAGAAAAAAAAGGCGACAAAAAAGTTTAATGTTGATGAAGACATGGAAGGCGTATTTACCGGTAGGTATGTGGATAATTATTTAAACACAGGCAGAGATTTGCCGATTTGGGTCGCGAGTTACGCCGTCTACGAATATGGAACCGGAATAGTGAACTGTAGTGCCCACGATGAACGTGATTTCAAATTCGCAAAAAAATACGGCATCCCTCTGCATCCCGTGCTTTTTCCAAGCGACCCGACATTGGCTCGTAAGATTAAAATGTGTGAAGTTTTTTACAGAGAACCTGACGGGATTTTGGAAGAGCCCACGGAATTTAAAGGAAGACGTTGGGACGAGGCGCGAGAGGACATAATTGATTTTTTAGTAAAAAAGGGATTTGCGACAAGAAAAGTGAATTACAAACTCCGTGACTGGCTTTTGTCGCGACAAAGATACTGGGGAACGCCTATACCGATAGTTTATGACCCGGAGGGGAAGCCACACCCGGTGCCAAATGAACATCTACCGTGGCTTTTGCCTGAAGACGTTGATTTTAAGCCGACAGGCGTTTCACCGCTTGCTCGTTCAAAGGAGCTTAAGGAAAGAACTGAGAAAATTTTTGGCGAGGGCTGGAAGCCGGAAGTGGACACAATGGACACTTTCGTGGACTCCTCTTGGTATTTTCTGCGATATTTTGATTCCGAAAACGAAAAAGAATTTTGCGCGTTGGAAAAACAAAAGAAGTGGATGCCGATAAACCAATATTTGGGCGGAGCGGAACATACCACAATGCATCTCCTATACTCACGATTTTTTTATAAAGCTCTCCGAGACATAGGACTTGTAACAGCAAACGAGCCGTATAAAAAAAGAATGAATAGGGGATTGGTTCTCGGGCCGGACGGGCGGAAAATGAGCAAATCCAAAGGCAACGTGGTTGACCCCGACCGAAACGTGCAGTTTGCCGGAGCCGATAGCGTCAAAATGTGTCTTGCTTTTATCGGTCCGTACAATGAAGTCGGTGCCTACCCTTGGAGTATGGGAGGAATTGCCGGCATGAGAAGGTTTTTGGAAAGAGTGTGGCGTCTCAAAGAAAAGGTCTCAAATTTAAAACCCAAAATCGCGGACAAAATCCAAACCGAAAATACCAAATTGCAAACTCTACTGCATCGGACTATTAAGAAAGTCGGGGAAGATATAGAGGCCTTCAAGTTCAACACAGCCATAAGCCAAATGATGATTTGTGTAAACGAATTGGAAAAACAAGATAAAGTGTCTTTGGAGGTTTATGAGACATTACTTAAACTCGTCGCGCCCTTCGCTCCGCATATAACAGAAGAACTCTGGCATGAACTCGGCCGAAAAAAATCAATACACCTTGAAAAGTGGCCTGAATTTGACGAGAAAAAAACCAAGGAACCGACCGTCACGATAGTTTTCCAAGTCAACGGAAAAATAAGGTCAACGGCAAACTTGGCTCGCGATTCTAAAGAGGAAGAGGTGAAAGAAAAGGCATTTTCAGACGAGACGTTAAAAAAGTGGATAAATGGCAAGAATATAAAAAAGGTCGTTTATGTTCCCGGCAAGCTCCTGAATATCGTTGTGGGTTAG
- a CDS encoding sigma factor-like helix-turn-helix DNA-binding protein: MNKLETKPKQVVKKFLSVLPERARDVLTGRFGLGKETDRHTLEKIGQKYGITRERVRQIENYAVASIKKSDVFQKERPVFNELRALIDQLGGVIAEEDLLEHVSPKDKGLQNHIHFLMVLGDEFVKEKEDENFKHRWHIDEGLSKRVHEALSKLYKNLTSKDLVSELDIIATFLGHVEEVAVHHKDPEVVKRWLNISKVIGKNQLGEWGLSTSPNVKAKGMRDYAFLVIRKHGSPIHFREVAKAIEKIFGRKAHVATTHNELIKDPRFVLVGRGLYALTEWGYASGVVKDVIKSILQKNGPLTKDKIVEKVLKERYVKENTIIVNLQNPSHFKKNSDGTYSVKK, from the coding sequence ATGAATAAACTTGAAACAAAACCAAAACAGGTCGTAAAAAAATTTCTTTCCGTCTTGCCCGAACGGGCTCGCGACGTCTTGACTGGTAGGTTCGGTTTAGGCAAAGAAACAGACAGGCATACCCTTGAAAAGATAGGCCAAAAATACGGCATTACAAGGGAGCGTGTTCGGCAGATAGAGAACTACGCGGTGGCCAGCATCAAAAAGTCAGACGTATTCCAAAAAGAGCGACCTGTGTTTAACGAACTGCGTGCTTTAATTGACCAGCTTGGGGGCGTTATCGCCGAGGAGGACCTCCTGGAGCACGTTTCTCCAAAAGATAAGGGACTTCAGAACCATATTCATTTCCTTATGGTTTTAGGCGATGAATTTGTAAAAGAAAAAGAGGACGAAAATTTCAAGCACCGATGGCATATTGACGAGGGATTGTCCAAAAGGGTTCATGAGGCATTGAGCAAACTTTACAAAAATCTTACAAGCAAAGACCTTGTTTCGGAATTGGATATTATCGCTACGTTTCTGGGACACGTGGAAGAAGTTGCCGTCCATCATAAAGATCCTGAAGTGGTGAAAAGATGGCTGAACATATCAAAGGTCATTGGAAAGAATCAACTCGGAGAATGGGGACTGTCCACCTCTCCCAATGTAAAAGCCAAGGGCATGCGTGATTACGCCTTTCTGGTCATAAGAAAGCACGGTTCCCCCATACATTTTCGAGAAGTGGCGAAAGCCATTGAGAAAATTTTTGGACGAAAAGCCCATGTGGCCACGACTCACAACGAACTCATCAAAGACCCGAGGTTTGTCTTGGTGGGACGAGGACTTTACGCTCTTACAGAATGGGGTTACGCGAGTGGCGTAGTCAAAGACGTTATCAAATCAATACTTCAGAAAAACGGCCCTTTGACAAAGGACAAAATCGTGGAGAAAGTGTTAAAGGAACGCTACGTTAAAGAAAACACCATCATTGTAAATCTGCAAAACCCCTCTCATTTCAAGAAAAATTCAGACGGTACTTACTCTGTTAAAAAATAA
- the mltG gene encoding endolytic transglycosylase MltG, translating into MKNRFIKTLGLLLFLPAVFHGFFLQPPPDFAEGKIIRIKSGATLKDISEILRDERVIISPTWFRNFIIIKGGEKKAAAGDYYFASPQSLLEVASRIYSGDYGVEQVQITIPEGTNTFELAALLQKHLRDFDSVEFIKKAQPKEGYLFPDTYKLPVNASPDFVIGVLEGNFQKRVGPLLPDIENFGKTLQEVVTMASLLEKEARTEESRRTIAGILWKRLDIGMPLQIDAIFPYILNRNTYEVTLEDLKFDSPYNTYRYSGLPKGPITNPGLASIKASITPIESSFLYYLSDRAGRMYYASNFDQHKENRKYLDKN; encoded by the coding sequence ATGAAAAACCGCTTCATAAAAACATTAGGGTTGCTTTTGTTTCTGCCGGCCGTTTTTCACGGCTTTTTTTTGCAACCGCCACCTGATTTCGCTGAAGGCAAGATTATACGCATAAAAAGCGGAGCGACACTTAAGGACATTTCCGAAATTCTGCGCGACGAGCGCGTCATAATCTCTCCTACTTGGTTTAGAAATTTCATAATAATAAAAGGTGGCGAGAAAAAAGCGGCGGCGGGGGACTATTATTTTGCTTCTCCCCAATCACTTTTAGAGGTGGCCTCCAGAATATACTCGGGAGATTACGGCGTGGAACAAGTGCAGATAACCATTCCTGAAGGCACGAATACTTTTGAGCTGGCCGCTCTCTTGCAAAAGCATCTTCGGGACTTTGACTCAGTGGAATTTATAAAAAAAGCCCAACCCAAGGAGGGATATCTTTTCCCCGATACCTACAAGTTGCCCGTAAACGCGAGCCCCGACTTTGTTATAGGCGTTTTGGAGGGAAATTTTCAAAAAAGAGTCGGGCCTCTTTTGCCGGACATTGAAAATTTCGGAAAAACACTACAGGAAGTCGTAACCATGGCTTCGCTTTTGGAAAAAGAGGCGAGGACCGAAGAGTCGCGCAGAACAATAGCCGGAATTTTATGGAAAAGGTTGGACATCGGCATGCCACTGCAGATTGACGCCATTTTTCCTTACATTTTAAACAGGAATACTTACGAGGTAACTTTGGAGGATTTGAAATTTGACTCACCATATAATACCTACAGATATTCCGGACTGCCGAAAGGCCCGATAACAAACCCCGGTCTCGCCTCAATAAAAGCATCCATAACGCCGATTGAGTCATCGTTTCTGTATTATCTTTCGGACAGGGCCGGAAGAATGTACTATGCCTCCAACTTTGACCAGCATAAGGAAAACAGAAAGTATTTGGATAAAAATTAA
- a CDS encoding phosphoribosyltransferase: MKNITPRENTYLKSLAKQCNALYICPKNAEGKRTGTLVPYAGKDAKGRNLVGDCYFNFRRIEENVGAVIDFAKAIRDALVENGLMDSFDTVCGIPQGGRTLAQEVAWLTNRRFVYADKKAKPAEASKKQEYDWDLSQFSFKAGERLLVVDDLLNNLQNTDNTLEQIAKTGAQVVLLGTALNRSPFADKSYTPKSGPYEGQVLPIVAAIREPYPEYEQDDPEVASDIACGNIEWEVKKNWGRLMAVMNIGRPLERGVIKLEWLLHEDNRLTAYK, from the coding sequence ATGAAAAATATTACACCACGAGAAAACACATACCTCAAATCACTCGCGAAACAATGCAACGCCCTCTACATTTGCCCTAAAAACGCGGAAGGCAAACGGACAGGAACCCTCGTTCCGTACGCCGGAAAAGACGCTAAGGGAAGAAACTTAGTCGGCGACTGCTACTTCAACTTCAGACGGATTGAAGAAAACGTGGGAGCGGTGATTGACTTTGCTAAAGCCATAAGAGACGCGCTTGTAGAGAACGGTTTGATGGACAGTTTTGACACTGTCTGTGGCATACCGCAGGGTGGAAGGACCCTTGCTCAAGAAGTCGCTTGGCTCACCAACCGCCGGTTCGTGTACGCGGACAAGAAAGCGAAGCCCGCGGAGGCGAGCAAAAAACAGGAGTACGACTGGGACTTGTCCCAGTTTAGCTTCAAAGCCGGTGAACGTCTACTTGTCGTGGATGATCTTCTAAACAACCTCCAAAACACCGACAACACACTGGAGCAAATAGCTAAAACAGGGGCGCAAGTTGTTCTTTTGGGAACGGCTCTCAACCGTTCTCCGTTTGCCGACAAATCATACACACCGAAAAGTGGGCCGTATGAGGGACAGGTTCTCCCGATCGTGGCGGCTATCCGCGAGCCATATCCGGAATACGAACAGGACGACCCGGAGGTTGCGTCGGACATCGCCTGCGGAAACATTGAATGGGAGGTAAAGAAAAACTGGGGACGGCTGATGGCGGTAATGAATATCGGTCGTCCTCTTGAAAGAGGCGTAATCAAATTGGAGTGGCTCCTTCATGAGGATAACCGGCTAACCGCTTACAAATGA
- a CDS encoding orotidine 5'-phosphate decarboxylase, which produces MNDSISVSERLIVAADFSPVPGGRVGVRSEVVQLANELGELGVVIKVNSVLRAWGYELIDELRDRGVRVCADLKLVDIPQTLKLDGEFLRESRPDFVTMMCNAEIDGMFALKDAVHPDTKILGVTVLTSLKEDLCRQVYKTPVKSGVLGFARNAKSAGLWGLVCAPMEAEFLSTRRELQGLNLCTPNIRYDWAEDKKDDQDKLRAASAGFAVTHGVTCVIVGRPILNAKLTEDRSKPQSHRQAAEWILQDIEDSLAKKAEIDQLNKFTSTWESLKKEIP; this is translated from the coding sequence ATGAATGACTCAATAAGCGTCTCGGAACGACTCATCGTTGCCGCGGACTTCTCACCGGTGCCAGGAGGTCGCGTGGGTGTCAGATCCGAAGTAGTCCAACTTGCCAACGAACTTGGCGAGCTTGGGGTAGTTATTAAGGTCAACTCCGTGCTTCGCGCGTGGGGGTATGAACTCATTGACGAATTGCGCGACCGCGGTGTTCGCGTCTGCGCAGACCTTAAGCTCGTGGACATACCGCAGACACTGAAGCTTGACGGAGAGTTTCTCCGCGAATCGCGTCCTGACTTCGTTACTATGATGTGTAACGCCGAGATTGACGGTATGTTCGCGCTCAAAGACGCAGTGCATCCCGATACAAAAATCCTGGGTGTTACCGTCCTTACGTCCTTGAAAGAGGACCTCTGCCGACAGGTGTACAAAACCCCGGTCAAATCAGGAGTGCTCGGATTCGCGCGTAATGCGAAATCTGCGGGATTATGGGGACTCGTATGCGCGCCGATGGAAGCGGAGTTTTTAAGCACGCGGCGTGAACTTCAGGGACTCAATCTCTGCACGCCAAATATCCGCTACGACTGGGCGGAGGATAAGAAAGACGACCAGGACAAACTTCGTGCCGCGAGTGCAGGATTCGCCGTCACCCACGGTGTAACCTGCGTGATTGTCGGCAGGCCGATTCTCAACGCCAAACTAACGGAAGACAGAAGCAAGCCGCAAAGTCACCGACAGGCGGCAGAATGGATTCTCCAAGACATTGAGGATTCGCTTGCAAAGAAGGCGGAAATCGACCAACTGAATAAGTTCACATCAACATGGGAATCTCTAAAAAAGGAAATACCATGA
- the purD gene encoding phosphoribosylamine--glycine ligase, with protein sequence MKKKVLLVGGGGREHSIARKLCQSPELGQLYVAPGNVGTAQVAENVPIAAMDIGGLLAFALKKEVELTVVGQDDPLAFGIVDEFQANGLKIFGPTKAAAQIEASKAFSKRMMRRCGVPTSPFYVYTHYDRAFDKICGHFYHHEETPIVVKASGLARGKGAYVCHDFNTAERALDEIMIERRYGNAGDEVIIEDFVRGPEVSVHAFCDGKSFKLFPSAQDHKQVSDGDIGLNTGGMGAIAPVPWFDSYSEVSAQIVGPILEGLRKDDSPLVGILYPGLKIPETGTKVLEFNARFGDPETQVYMRLLNTDLLGILEACVEGRLNEINIEWNPGFAACIVMASGGYPSPDYKSGFPVTGIDEAEKLPGVVVFHAGTKQVGGHLVTSGGRVLAVTGIGETLQGAIDLAYEGVKRIHFKGAHYRKDIGSKSLGL encoded by the coding sequence GTGAAAAAGAAAGTGTTACTTGTCGGCGGTGGCGGTCGTGAACATTCGATTGCGCGGAAACTCTGTCAGTCACCGGAACTGGGTCAACTCTATGTAGCCCCCGGAAACGTGGGGACAGCACAAGTCGCGGAAAACGTTCCGATTGCGGCCATGGACATTGGCGGCCTTTTGGCCTTCGCTCTCAAGAAGGAAGTTGAATTAACCGTTGTGGGGCAGGACGACCCACTGGCCTTCGGCATCGTTGACGAGTTCCAAGCGAATGGCCTGAAGATTTTTGGGCCGACCAAAGCGGCGGCGCAGATTGAGGCATCAAAGGCCTTCTCTAAAAGGATGATGAGAAGGTGCGGAGTGCCGACATCGCCGTTCTATGTTTACACCCATTACGATCGGGCGTTTGATAAAATTTGCGGACACTTCTATCATCATGAAGAAACTCCTATTGTCGTAAAGGCCTCGGGACTCGCTCGAGGAAAGGGAGCGTACGTGTGCCACGATTTCAATACCGCCGAGCGGGCGCTTGACGAGATAATGATAGAGCGTCGTTATGGAAACGCCGGCGATGAAGTCATTATTGAAGATTTCGTCAGGGGCCCAGAAGTGTCTGTCCATGCGTTCTGCGATGGCAAGTCGTTCAAGTTGTTCCCGTCAGCCCAAGACCATAAGCAGGTTTCTGACGGCGACATTGGACTAAACACCGGAGGAATGGGTGCCATTGCACCGGTGCCGTGGTTTGACAGCTACAGCGAAGTGAGCGCGCAAATCGTCGGTCCGATTCTTGAAGGACTTCGGAAAGACGACTCGCCGCTTGTCGGCATTCTATATCCCGGACTCAAAATACCGGAGACAGGAACGAAGGTCTTGGAGTTCAACGCTCGGTTTGGCGACCCCGAGACGCAGGTCTATATGCGTCTTTTGAATACAGACCTGCTTGGCATTTTGGAGGCCTGCGTGGAGGGACGGCTCAACGAAATCAATATTGAGTGGAATCCGGGCTTCGCCGCCTGCATCGTGATGGCTTCGGGTGGCTACCCGTCACCTGATTACAAGAGTGGGTTTCCGGTAACCGGCATAGACGAAGCCGAAAAGCTACCCGGAGTCGTCGTGTTCCACGCGGGGACAAAACAGGTTGGCGGTCATCTTGTCACATCCGGCGGACGCGTCCTTGCTGTTACGGGTATCGGCGAGACGCTTCAAGGAGCGATTGACCTCGCCTACGAAGGTGTCAAACGTATCCACTTTAAAGGAGCCCATTACAGGAAGGATATTGGGTCGAAATCTCTCGGTCTGTGA
- the mnmA gene encoding tRNA 2-thiouridine(34) synthase MnmA → MRKKKVFVGLSGGVDSSVSAALLKEAGYDVIGVFIKVWQPDWMKCTTTEDRRDAMRVCAHIEIPFLEFNAEKIYKKSVVDYMVDEYGKGRTPNPDVMCNAYVKFGVFYEWAIQNGADFVATGHYARIMEHGTRNMEQKKTGNLANQMLHVTSYTLHESSDSQKDQSYFLWQIKKEQLPHIMFPVGNMEKTEVRKLARKFGLPTAQKKDSQGLCFIGKVDMKEFLGRYAKAKSGKVLNEKGEEIGIHDGAIFFTLGQRHGFKINTGKAQAKRTEDSSRMYVVSKNMKKNTITVSSRTNAHKGEISNADRQEVFLSSVNWLSEKLPQEGETFKTRFRYREELSDCVITAFNRKQKTLRLKLEENGRYPTVGQSAVIYSGRKLELMGGGIIDMP, encoded by the coding sequence ATGAGAAAGAAAAAAGTTTTCGTCGGACTCTCCGGTGGAGTGGATTCGTCTGTTTCAGCGGCGCTTTTAAAGGAGGCCGGATACGACGTTATCGGCGTTTTTATAAAGGTCTGGCAACCTGACTGGATGAAATGCACGACGACGGAAGATCGCCGAGACGCGATGCGAGTTTGCGCTCATATTGAAATCCCGTTTTTGGAATTTAATGCCGAGAAGATTTACAAAAAAAGCGTGGTGGACTATATGGTTGACGAGTATGGCAAGGGCAGAACGCCGAATCCCGATGTTATGTGCAACGCTTATGTAAAGTTCGGCGTGTTTTATGAATGGGCTATTCAAAACGGCGCCGATTTCGTTGCCACTGGCCATTATGCGCGAATCATGGAACACGGAACACGCAACATGGAACAGAAGAAAACAGGAAATTTAGCGAATCAGATGTTACATGTTACAAGTTACACGTTACATGAGAGTTCCGACTCTCAGAAGGACCAGAGCTACTTCCTATGGCAAATTAAAAAAGAACAATTGCCACATATCATGTTTCCGGTGGGTAATATGGAGAAAACCGAGGTGAGAAAACTCGCAAGGAAATTCGGCTTGCCTACAGCCCAAAAAAAAGATAGTCAGGGACTTTGCTTTATAGGTAAAGTGGACATGAAAGAGTTTCTCGGCCGGTACGCGAAAGCAAAGTCCGGAAAGGTTTTAAACGAAAAAGGCGAAGAGATAGGAATCCACGACGGAGCTATTTTTTTCACTTTGGGACAAAGGCATGGGTTTAAAATAAACACCGGTAAAGCGCAGGCAAAACGAACGGAAGACAGCTCTCGAATGTACGTCGTGTCAAAGAACATGAAGAAAAATACCATAACCGTTTCATCACGGACAAACGCGCATAAAGGTGAAATCTCAAACGCGGACAGACAAGAAGTTTTTCTTTCTTCAGTAAATTGGCTTTCGGAAAAACTACCTCAAGAGGGAGAAACTTTCAAGACAAGATTTCGCTATAGAGAAGAGCTTTCGGACTGCGTCATAACGGCGTTCAACAGAAAACAAAAAACTCTCCGACTTAAACTTGAAGAAAACGGGCGGTATCCGACAGTCGGCCAATCGGCGGTCATTTACTCGGGCCGAAAACTTGAACTTATGGGTGGAGGCATTATTGACATGCCTTAA
- a CDS encoding ATP cone domain-containing protein → MSGVILNVIKADGTEEQFDREKLFSSLSRAGADSQTTDTIVRHIENELVNGMATEDIYRHAFAILEKTQKPMASRYSLKRAVAALGPSGFPFEKFLAELFKRSGFRDVKTGVILKGKCVEHEVDLVAKKGDKIIMAEAKFHKEHRFKTDLKVALYVKARFTDLGEASETDSFKPTDGWLVTNTKFTSQAIQYGECSGLTLIGWSYPQRGNLREMIEEAKLHPITALTSITEHEKTALLNSGMVLCSSLVEKSGELGQLGIKKDRIDEIVKESRELCHSS, encoded by the coding sequence ATGTCAGGCGTAATTTTAAATGTTATAAAAGCGGACGGCACCGAAGAGCAGTTTGACAGGGAGAAACTTTTTTCATCGCTTTCGCGCGCCGGAGCGGACTCTCAAACTACTGATACAATCGTAAGGCACATAGAGAACGAACTGGTAAATGGCATGGCGACCGAGGACATTTACAGACATGCTTTTGCTATTTTGGAAAAAACGCAAAAACCGATGGCCTCCAGATATTCGTTGAAACGCGCCGTCGCCGCTCTCGGCCCTTCCGGTTTTCCTTTTGAGAAATTTTTAGCCGAGCTTTTTAAAAGAAGCGGTTTTCGGGACGTAAAAACCGGAGTTATTTTAAAGGGCAAATGCGTGGAACACGAGGTGGACTTGGTCGCAAAAAAAGGAGACAAAATAATAATGGCCGAGGCGAAATTTCACAAGGAGCACAGATTTAAAACCGACCTCAAAGTGGCTCTTTACGTAAAAGCCCGTTTTACTGATTTAGGCGAAGCGTCGGAGACGGACAGCTTTAAACCGACCGACGGTTGGCTTGTCACCAACACTAAATTTACTTCGCAAGCCATACAATACGGTGAGTGTTCCGGACTTACTCTTATCGGCTGGAGCTATCCGCAGAGAGGAAATTTGCGGGAAATGATAGAAGAGGCGAAACTTCATCCCATTACCGCTTTGACTTCCATTACTGAACACGAAAAGACAGCTCTTTTAAACTCTGGTATGGTTCTTTGCAGTTCTCTCGTCGAGAAAAGCGGAGAACTCGGACAGTTGGGAATTAAAAAAGACAGAATTGACGAAATCGTAAAAGAGAGCCGGGAACTTTGTCACTCAAGCTAA
- a CDS encoding MGMT family protein, whose amino-acid sequence MRKENTKQSFREKVLATVKEIPKGKTCSYKEVAIRAGSPMAFRAVGNILNRNHDKKIPCHRVICSNGNAGGYNRGNKMKRRILAEEGVASF is encoded by the coding sequence ATGAGAAAAGAGAACACAAAACAAAGTTTCCGTGAAAAAGTTTTGGCTACGGTAAAAGAAATACCCAAAGGAAAAACTTGCTCTTACAAAGAAGTCGCAATAAGGGCAGGCAGTCCGATGGCATTTCGAGCCGTTGGCAACATTTTAAACAGAAACCACGACAAGAAAATACCTTGTCACAGGGTAATATGTTCAAACGGCAATGCCGGAGGATATAACAGGGGGAACAAAATGAAAAGGCGAATTTTAGCAGAGGAAGGAGTAGCATCTTTTTAA
- a CDS encoding HD domain-containing protein gives MASPEKHIADFFFEVGTLAKTPRSGFHFLGTGEQSVAEHTCRVIYIGYALASMEKDADVLKVLKMCLLHDLPEARVSDLNYVHQKYVTKDEGQAVQDLAANIPFGKDVLDTIGEYEERQTKEALIAKDADNLEWITTLKEQVDIGNVRAKEWIKSAVKRLKTESGKKVVKEILKTDSDDWWFSDKKDDWWINRNQRKLLDR, from the coding sequence ATGGCTTCTCCCGAAAAACACATTGCTGATTTCTTTTTTGAAGTCGGGACGTTGGCAAAAACCCCGCGAAGCGGTTTTCATTTTTTGGGTACCGGAGAGCAGAGCGTGGCGGAGCATACTTGTCGCGTGATATATATCGGGTACGCCCTTGCTTCTATGGAAAAAGACGCGGATGTTCTTAAGGTTTTAAAAATGTGTCTTTTGCATGACCTGCCGGAAGCGCGAGTTTCTGATTTAAACTATGTTCATCAAAAGTACGTGACCAAAGACGAGGGACAGGCGGTACAAGATTTGGCCGCCAACATTCCTTTCGGCAAGGATGTTTTGGACACGATAGGAGAGTATGAAGAACGCCAAACCAAAGAAGCCCTCATTGCCAAAGACGCTGACAATTTGGAGTGGATTACCACTCTCAAGGAACAAGTTGATATCGGAAATGTCAGAGCAAAAGAGTGGATAAAATCGGCGGTCAAGCGTCTGAAAACCGAAAGCGGAAAAAAGGTAGTAAAAGAAATACTCAAAACCGATTCCGACGATTGGTGGTTTTCAGACAAAAAAGACGACTGGTGGATAAATAGAAATCAAAGAAAACTTTTGGACAGATGA